Proteins co-encoded in one Coregonus clupeaformis isolate EN_2021a chromosome 17, ASM2061545v1, whole genome shotgun sequence genomic window:
- the LOC121585930 gene encoding ras-related protein Rab-39B-like, which translates to MDLTLWQYQFRIIMLGDTTVGKSSLLKRYTEEMFLDCINQTVGVDFYVHFLEVKPGVRVKLQFWDTAGQERFRSVTRSYYRNSVGGLLVFDLTNRASFEHVQEWHAEVCEHVKPHTVLFVLVGHKNDRVAQGERVVGHNEAEKLAGQLGMPYIEASAKTGQCVTEAFELLTRRVYQGLLSGEVQLQEGWDGVKCLAPRASLVQLQKPRINRPNNRKKCCS; encoded by the exons ATGGACCTGACTCTGTGGCAGTACCAGTTCAGGATCATCATGTTAGGGGACACGACAGTTGGTAAGTCGTCCCTGCTGAAGCGTTACACAGAGGAGATGTTTCTGGACTGCATCAACCAGACAGTAGGGGTGGACTTCTACGTGCACTTCCTGGAGGTGAAGCCTGGCGTTAGGGTCAAACTGCAGTTCTGGGACACAGCAGGCCAGGAGAGGTTCAG GTCAGTGACTCGGTCCTACTACCGTAACTCAGTGGGGGGCCTGCTGGTGTTTGACCTGACTAACCGCGCCTCCTTTGAGCATGTGCAGGAGTGGCACGCAGAGGTGTGTGAACATGTGAAGCCCCATACTGTGCTGTTTGTACTTGTGGGCCACAAGAATGACCGGGTGGCCCAGGGAGAGCGGGTGGTGGGCCATAACGAGGCAGAGAAACTGGCAGGCCAGCTGGGGATGCCCTACATCGAGGCGTCGGCTAAGACGGGTCAGTGTGTGACGGAGGCCTTCGAACTGCTGACCCGCCGGGTGTACCAGGGCCTGTTGAGCGGGGAGGTGCAGCTACAAGAGGGCTGGGACGGGGTGAAGTGCTTGGCTCCACGTGCTTCACTAGTACAGCTACAGAAGCCCAGGATCAATAGACCCAACAACAGAAAGAAGTGCTGTTCCTGA
- the LOC121585932 gene encoding CTP synthase 1 isoform X2, with product MKYILVTGGVISGIGKGIIASSVGLILKSCGLHVTAIKIDPYINIDAGTFSPYEHGEVFVLDDGGEVDLDLGNYERFLDIRLTRDNNLTTGKIYQSVINKERRGDYLGKTVQVVPHITDAIQEWVMKQAKISVDDDGVEPQVCVIELGGTVGDIESMPFIEAFRQFQFKVKRDNFCNIHVSLVPQPIATGEQKTKPTQNSVRELRGLGLSPDLIMCRCATPLENATKEKISMFCHVEPTQVICVADVSSIYRVPLLLEDQGVVGYICQRLDLPIEMRAGKMLTKWKEMSDRSDRLLEHVSVALVGKYTKFSDSYASVIKALEHSALAINHKLEIKFIDSADLEPNTLQEEPVKYHEAWQKLCSADGVLVPGGFGVRGTEGKIQAISWARKKKKPFLGVCLGMQLAVCEFARNVIGWQDANSTEFHPESKHPVVIDMPEHNPGQMGGTMRLGKRRTIFKSNTSILRKLYGDAEYVDERHRHRFEVNPELKHHFEERGFRFVGQDVEGERMEVIELDDHAYFVGVQYHPEFTSRPIKPSPPYFGLLLAAAGKLQSYLQKGCRLSPRDTYSDLSDSSSPDSEIAELKFPSVS from the exons ATGAAGTACATCTTGGTCACTGGCGGTGTCATATCCGGAATTGGCAAGGGCATCATTGCCAGTAGTGTGGGCTTAATCCTGAAGTCCTGTGGTCTGCATGTGACTGCCATCAAAATCGACCCCTACATCAACATTGATGCTGGAACCTTCTCACCTTATGAACATG GTGAAGTGTTTGTGTTGGACGATGGAGGTGAGGTGGACCTGGATTTAGGAAACTACGAGCGCTTCCTGGACATCAGGCTAACCAGGGACAACAACCTGACCACGGGCAAAATCTACCAGTCAGTCATcaacaaggagaggaggggagactaCCTGGGCAAAACTGTACAGG TGGTGCCACACATCACAGATGCCATTCAGGAGTGGGTGATGAAGCAGGCCAAGATCTCAGTGGATGACGATGGGGTAGAGCCACAAGTCTGCGTTATAGAG TTGGGAGGCACTGTGGGAGACATTGAGAGCATGCCATTTATCGAGGCCTTCAGACAGTTCCAGTTCAAAGTGAAGAGGGATAACTTCTGCAACATTCACGTCAGCTTAGTACCACAG CCCATTGCAACAGGAGAACAGAAGACTAAACCCACTCAGAACAGTGTCCGAGAGCTCCGTGGACTAGGACTCTCCCCAGACCTG ATCATGTGCCGCTGTGCGACACCTCTGGAGAACGCTACCAAAGAGAAGATCTCCATGTTCTGTCACGTAGAGCCCACGCAA gTGATCTGTGTGGCAGACGTGTCGTCCATCTACAGAGTACCCCTCCTACTGGAGGACCAGGGGGTGGTGGGCTACATCTGCCAGCGGCTGGACCTCCCTATTGAGATGAGGGCCGGGAAGATGCTCACCAAGTGGAAGGAGATGTCCGACAG GTCTGACCGACTCCTGGAACATGTGTCCGTCGCCCTGGTAGGGAAGTACACAAAGTTCTCTGACTCATATGCCTCTGTCATCAAGGCCCTGGAGCACTCAGCCCTCGCCATCAACCACAAACTAGAGATCAAG TTCATAGACTCTGCAGACCTAGAGCCAAATACACTGCAGGAGGAGCCTGTGAAGTACCATGAGGCCTGGCAGAAACTCTGCAGTGCTGA TGGTGTCTTGGTACCTGGAGGCTTCGGTGTACGGGGGACAGAGGGGAAAATCCAGGCTATCAGCTGGGCAAGGAAAAAGAAAAAGCCATTTTTAG GGGTATGTTTGGGCATGCAGTTGGCAGTGTGTGAATTTGCCCGCAATGTTATTGGCTGGCAAG ATGCCAACTCTACTGAATTCCACCCAGAATCTAAACACCCTGTG GTGATTGACATGCCAGAACACAACCCTGGGCAGATGGGCGGGACGATGAGGTTGGGGAAGAGGCGGACCATCTTCAAATCCAACACCAGCATTTTGA GAAAGCTGTATGGCGATGCTGAATATGTTGACGAGAGGCATCGTCACCGCTTTGAG GTGAATCCTGAGCTGAAGCACCACTTTGAGGAGAGGGGCTTCCGTTTTGTCGGCCAGgacgtggagggagagaggatggaggtcATTGAGCTGGATG ATCATGCCTATTTTGTTGGAGTGCAGTACCACCCAGAGTTCACTTCTCGTCCCATCAAGCCCTCGCCCCCCTACTTTGGCCTCCTGCTGGCTGCAGCAGGGAAACTCCAGAGCTACCTACAGAAAGGTTGTCGCCTCTCACCACG agacacatacagtgaCCTAAGCGACAGCAGCTCTCCAGACTCTGAGATCGCTGAGCTGAAATTCCCGTCTGTCTCCTAG
- the LOC121585932 gene encoding CTP synthase 1 isoform X1: MSSRKMAEFPTWNSEVSHATMKYILVTGGVISGIGKGIIASSVGLILKSCGLHVTAIKIDPYINIDAGTFSPYEHGEVFVLDDGGEVDLDLGNYERFLDIRLTRDNNLTTGKIYQSVINKERRGDYLGKTVQVVPHITDAIQEWVMKQAKISVDDDGVEPQVCVIELGGTVGDIESMPFIEAFRQFQFKVKRDNFCNIHVSLVPQPIATGEQKTKPTQNSVRELRGLGLSPDLIMCRCATPLENATKEKISMFCHVEPTQVICVADVSSIYRVPLLLEDQGVVGYICQRLDLPIEMRAGKMLTKWKEMSDRSDRLLEHVSVALVGKYTKFSDSYASVIKALEHSALAINHKLEIKFIDSADLEPNTLQEEPVKYHEAWQKLCSADGVLVPGGFGVRGTEGKIQAISWARKKKKPFLGVCLGMQLAVCEFARNVIGWQDANSTEFHPESKHPVVIDMPEHNPGQMGGTMRLGKRRTIFKSNTSILRKLYGDAEYVDERHRHRFEVNPELKHHFEERGFRFVGQDVEGERMEVIELDDHAYFVGVQYHPEFTSRPIKPSPPYFGLLLAAAGKLQSYLQKGCRLSPRDTYSDLSDSSSPDSEIAELKFPSVS; the protein is encoded by the exons ATGAGTTCTAGAAAGATGgccgagtttccgacttggaattccgag GTTTCACATGCCACTATGAAGTACATCTTGGTCACTGGCGGTGTCATATCCGGAATTGGCAAGGGCATCATTGCCAGTAGTGTGGGCTTAATCCTGAAGTCCTGTGGTCTGCATGTGACTGCCATCAAAATCGACCCCTACATCAACATTGATGCTGGAACCTTCTCACCTTATGAACATG GTGAAGTGTTTGTGTTGGACGATGGAGGTGAGGTGGACCTGGATTTAGGAAACTACGAGCGCTTCCTGGACATCAGGCTAACCAGGGACAACAACCTGACCACGGGCAAAATCTACCAGTCAGTCATcaacaaggagaggaggggagactaCCTGGGCAAAACTGTACAGG TGGTGCCACACATCACAGATGCCATTCAGGAGTGGGTGATGAAGCAGGCCAAGATCTCAGTGGATGACGATGGGGTAGAGCCACAAGTCTGCGTTATAGAG TTGGGAGGCACTGTGGGAGACATTGAGAGCATGCCATTTATCGAGGCCTTCAGACAGTTCCAGTTCAAAGTGAAGAGGGATAACTTCTGCAACATTCACGTCAGCTTAGTACCACAG CCCATTGCAACAGGAGAACAGAAGACTAAACCCACTCAGAACAGTGTCCGAGAGCTCCGTGGACTAGGACTCTCCCCAGACCTG ATCATGTGCCGCTGTGCGACACCTCTGGAGAACGCTACCAAAGAGAAGATCTCCATGTTCTGTCACGTAGAGCCCACGCAA gTGATCTGTGTGGCAGACGTGTCGTCCATCTACAGAGTACCCCTCCTACTGGAGGACCAGGGGGTGGTGGGCTACATCTGCCAGCGGCTGGACCTCCCTATTGAGATGAGGGCCGGGAAGATGCTCACCAAGTGGAAGGAGATGTCCGACAG GTCTGACCGACTCCTGGAACATGTGTCCGTCGCCCTGGTAGGGAAGTACACAAAGTTCTCTGACTCATATGCCTCTGTCATCAAGGCCCTGGAGCACTCAGCCCTCGCCATCAACCACAAACTAGAGATCAAG TTCATAGACTCTGCAGACCTAGAGCCAAATACACTGCAGGAGGAGCCTGTGAAGTACCATGAGGCCTGGCAGAAACTCTGCAGTGCTGA TGGTGTCTTGGTACCTGGAGGCTTCGGTGTACGGGGGACAGAGGGGAAAATCCAGGCTATCAGCTGGGCAAGGAAAAAGAAAAAGCCATTTTTAG GGGTATGTTTGGGCATGCAGTTGGCAGTGTGTGAATTTGCCCGCAATGTTATTGGCTGGCAAG ATGCCAACTCTACTGAATTCCACCCAGAATCTAAACACCCTGTG GTGATTGACATGCCAGAACACAACCCTGGGCAGATGGGCGGGACGATGAGGTTGGGGAAGAGGCGGACCATCTTCAAATCCAACACCAGCATTTTGA GAAAGCTGTATGGCGATGCTGAATATGTTGACGAGAGGCATCGTCACCGCTTTGAG GTGAATCCTGAGCTGAAGCACCACTTTGAGGAGAGGGGCTTCCGTTTTGTCGGCCAGgacgtggagggagagaggatggaggtcATTGAGCTGGATG ATCATGCCTATTTTGTTGGAGTGCAGTACCACCCAGAGTTCACTTCTCGTCCCATCAAGCCCTCGCCCCCCTACTTTGGCCTCCTGCTGGCTGCAGCAGGGAAACTCCAGAGCTACCTACAGAAAGGTTGTCGCCTCTCACCACG agacacatacagtgaCCTAAGCGACAGCAGCTCTCCAGACTCTGAGATCGCTGAGCTGAAATTCCCGTCTGTCTCCTAG